TTGCTTGCCGGCAATCTACGTCCACATTGTGGTGAGTCCCCAAGTGATGATTCGCGTGTTAAGTAGCGTGGCAAGCTAGACCCACAACTTGGGTGCCGTAAGAATCAAGCACAAGGTGCACTCCAACTAGCCATTAGCATTTTAGTAGAGTATCCCTTTGGAACTACATGAGGTGGGATCCCAAATCACCGATTGGAGGCAGAGAACAATCACAAACACAACCCTCAATAACCATAGCTGCTCAAGCAATcttggtggcagcaaccaccaagaataaTAATAAAACCACAACCTAATCGAAgaactagtgccactagatgcaaatcaacaaagcaaatgcactagatctctcccaatctcactttaGATCAAGCATAAGTCAAAAGATAAGTGTGAGGTGTTCTTGAAGGCTCACAAGTGTGTTGGATTGCTTAGAATGCCAAGAGTACTCTCAAAGAGCCAGCCAACAACTATTCATAAGCCCCATGTGGGTTGTCTGTGTAGGCACCGACAAGTTTGGTCCTCACCGAACAACACCACTCGATGAAGCGTTATGGGAAACAGGCAGCCTAACACTTTGTCCGGTGCTTGGTTATTAGTACCACCAGACAAATCCGATGGCAACTCAAATAGTGGCCCATAGAACTAGCTATTAACTCCCCTAACGGCTATATTGGTGGTGCATTGTCCGATGCTCGGCCCCTGGTGCACCACCGGACAGATCCGGTGGTTACCAGAGAGGCTCTAGTAAGGATTTTTGCTCATCGAACAAGTCTGGTGCTTCACACCGCTAGTCCGGAGCATGTCAGTTGGTAACCACTGGACAAATCTAGTGGATAACCCTAGCTGGTGTTAATGACCCTGTGCACCCCTATACGGCTATACCGTAGTGCTTCATTTGGTGCTCTCTACAGGGCAACACCGGACAAATCCGGTGCCAGCAGATAGGCCTCAAACAGCTTCAAACAAGTCCCTTTTTCAAATGTGCTAAATCCTTCAAGTGTCCAACTAACATATGTGCATgtgagttagcattttcaaaaCATCTTTTAAAGGGTTTTCACTTGCATTTGACCATGTCACTAGgtctaatgcatatgcaaagtcATTTCACTcctagtggcacttagataaccgATCTGACTTTAGCGTTCCTCTCTTggtatgactatctatcctaaacctaaccATGCACTCTATTGTGTCTTggccaacaaaacaaaaccctatcATGTACCTTCGCCTTGATCACCATAGGGATTTGttgttctctttcttcttttccaagtgtgAGCTTGCTCCAATTGGATTGATCACCCTTCATCCATCTCCAAGGCTTGCTCACCACTTTGGTATGGACCTAACCTAGCTTATATAATACTTACCAAAAGGTTAGTCCACTAGTTGTCTTAATTACTAAATTCAAGCATAGGGCTTTCAGCCTCAGGCCTTAGTGCCTGCCTGCATTAGATCTTGGGAGACTAATCATGTTACTTTCTAGTGTGTTTGACTTAATCAAGACATAGATGTTGGATGCTTGCACATGGTGTGGGACAAATTCCATTTTACGTTCCCAGTTTCCTACCACTTTTGATGGGTTCCTGACCGTATATCGCTTTCCTTATCTCGCTAGTCATGTGTTCGTTCTTGTTCCAAATTTCAATCTTAACAAAATAATATGAAACTAAAAACAAGTGAGAGGCTATGTAGATCagtcatgttcattttcatccctaatctACAAAATGGTAGGAAAATCCTGATCTTGAAATGGATCATATGAAACAAAtttgaaaaatcatattattCATGCTTATAAGGCCCTCTTGATGACTAAGAGTCTAGTTTCTTCTTAGGTTCCCCTGTGGAACTAGTCAGACTAAACATTGAAGTGTGCTCCATATCTTAATTATTGGGATGGATAGATATGTCCATTGGATTTCTAATACAGATCAATGTAGTGTTTGAAGGTGCGACATTTTggtgaaatgccttgaccctaaGGAGATGCATGGGTAGATTCTCCTTGTTGCATTAACTTTTACCATTAAAATTCTTTGGAGACATTATAGCATGGCATTAAGCTTGCCATGATTCTAAAATTTCAAACGCACTAAAGTAATATAACATTGTTAGGACTTAGGATGATGTTAGTGATGATTCCTTTGTAGAAGTTTATCATACACTTTGACCTGAAGTAATTTAAGAATTCTTCTAGGACAAACATAGTAATATAAATTACATGTGTTGCTCATAGCACTCTTTGAGAGTTAGCCATAAAGTGCATATGTTTACATCCATGAGATACACACATTTTTATCTGGATGTGTATGGTACTTTATAAAAAAACTCTTTTTGTGATCTATAAGCAATGATGCTCTATCATAAGTTGCTTTGAATGCCACTATAAATCCATAGGTTGATACGTTGAACTTTACATCCATTGACCATGTTGGATAATTGTAACTATCAAGAATGATTAGTCAAACTCTTTCTTGGACATGCTAGTTCAATTAGGTTCAAACCATGTACTTTTCTCTTACATTGAAAACCACTATGGTGGTTAGATTTGTTCTGTTAAAAGCTAAGATAAAAAATGTAAATCTCTCATGCttcttcttatatatatatacgtggattttttttccttttaagAGGTAAGATTGAGTTATTTCTAAACATGGAGGGGGGCATGTGCCCCTGCAATCATAAATAGTTATACGGATGTTCACTCTGTTTGGTATTTGGTGAGAGCCTCTAAACAAGAGCATCTCAAGTGACATTTCTCAAATTTCCTTGCATGAAGAGACTAGCTTTATATGGACACACATAAATAAAAGTACTATTTACTTGGTCAAACAAACTAATTTATTATTTATGGATGATGTGGATTAATAGGCTTTTATAGTGAATAACAATTGGTAGGGTCAatttgtggatgatgtagatCAATGGGGCTTTTATAGTGAATAACAATTGGTAGGAACATCTTAGCAACATCTAGTGAAATACTTATATCAAGCACATCTTCAATTCAATATTGTATGAGTTCTTTTTATATTTGACATTAAATCTTACTATGAATTTACTACATAGTGCAATGTGTCACCAATCTAGTATATGCCATGAGATTTGTATGTGACTTCAACGTGAGAAAGAACTATCGAGTCACTTTATTTCATTATCTACTCCATGTATTGGTATCTCACACGACAAAGAATGGACATATAAATACATGTATAAGGTCAGGGCACATGCCCCCCTCCCCCCACCACATACTCAACCACTAATCAATTAGTTTCCTTGGTTCTTGTTGTAACGTAAATGGAGAGGCACAAAATGAATCATGAATAATTTGTTTTATTGCATTGATTAATTGTATGTTGATATACTCCCTCTAATTCGTTTCCTTAGGCATTTTCGTGTTTTTGAAATGGACCAATATGTTAGGCGCACCTGTAGGTTTTGATGCGTTCTACCGCCGAGCATTCAAGTCTTCACGAAATCCAAAACATTTTTTTTTGCATTCAAATGGGCCAGGAGGGCACAACGCTTGGCAGACAATAATCACACTGTGCTGGTGTCTTGGTATCTACGTTACTAGTCGCTACACCTAAGAAAACAGACTTGAGGGAGTACTTAGTAAATAGACCTAGGTTAAAACTCTAAATAAACCATGATAGGAAAGGCATCCATCTCAAATAGACGATACCAAGTTGTGCCCAAGAGGCTAACAGATATTCCTTCGGAATACCTAAAGCCTATTTTACTTTTGTTAAATCTATGAGATCACTGAAGAAGTGTCGCTTCACCACACTTTGAAGCTTCCTCTTTTAATCAGGTTTAGTACTACCTCTAGTCACAAAAACTTGTCATGCTTAACTTTACACAATCTTCAATGCATATCTTTGAAGACTAATATCTTCTCGAATTATATTTTTGAAGTCCTTCAAATTTATGATAACTATTTTTTGATATAAATCTACACATCTACCTTGCATGCCCCCGAACTAAAAAAAATTACTCTAGAAGCTAGTGATGTATGCAGTTTTAATGGTTTGACTAAATCGTAACCTAGATATACGTTATTATGGCTATAGGGAATGCCATTTTGATAGAGCATCTCCACCAGATTCCCTTGTTTGCTCCAGCTATGGAGATCAgcagatttatactggttcaggtacagAGGTACCCTACGTCTAGTTGAGAACAGATATAGATCTCTTATCACGTATGCTCGAGCTTACAAGGGCGCTGATGGCTAGTTTCCGGGGTTGCTATGAGCGAGTATTGTATACCGATCGGGGCTCCCCACCCCTCGTTATATAGTCCAGTGGGTGGGGTTATACATAGAGTCCCGATCGGTTTACAATGTGGGTTTTCTAGTTCATTACAAGGAAATCTACCCTATAGAGTTGGTCTCGAAGTACAACTTGCTATGCCTTATCTTCCAAGTAGATGAGGTATCCCGTCTAGGTTGGGCTTCTCTAGGATACTTGGTGTACCTCCATCATACTTGGGTTGTTTTCCATAGAGTGAGATACCCTGGGTGACAATTGTTTCATCATATTGAGAAAAAATCAATCCTCCTTAAACTTCCTTCCATGCAGGGCCCCACATGTAAGTGATTCATTTTAGTTCTATCTTCCCTCTTCTCTCGATCTCTCCCGTGGCTCTCTTTCGTCCCTCTTCTCTCCCATGGCCAGCAAGGGGGCACGGCCGGCGGCCCACGCGGCCCGATGTGGTGCTGGTGCAGCCAGTGGCCCGTGCACTCTCTTGCCCAGTGCAACCGGCTCGCTTGCTCACAACAGCAACGGCTCCACCTGTGAGTCCGTGACGTCAGAAAGGGGGATTGAGAAAAAATGGTAATAGATTCCTCCATTTGAGGGATTGCGAAAAAAATAGGCCatatttggttcctaagaaaatAGAAAACACTTTCTATATATTGGTTTCAAATCATGATCTATTTTTTTAACCTTTCAAATCATGATCTAAATAGACCCGTAAGGAAAGGGAATTGAAAAGAGAATATGCTAGAGCATTTTTTTTCTTGTTATAATCTCTTTTACTGGCCACAGAAAAAGGAGATTGGTTTTCTTTAATCTGATGAAGCCGCCCTTATATCGCAAACAAACACGTAATGCTGGTTAGTAAAGTTCGGCCCTAGACAAACACGGAGTACGATTATGCATACAGGGCCTGTCTAGGTCAACTTTTACTCTCTGAGATCATAAACGTACTCGCATGCGCATCCCATGTTTACGGTTTCTTCGAGTCTGATGCTTATTGCTGCCTTTGGCAAATTCGCATGTTTTACACTTTACGTGATTATTACATCGCACCACGGTTTAATAGCCAATATACAGTGACAAGGATCTCCATTCACCAAGTACCTGGAGCACGTTTTTACTGCTGGGATATCAAGCATATGTATTGCTATGAACCGCAGTGCACTTAATTCTTTCTAGGCCACAGTGGAGCACATAGAGGAAAACCTATGTGGGCAGTTACACCCAGTCACGAACATATATGGATATATATACGAATCTGCTGGATCATGAGATAATGTTTAGTGCTCAGAAGACATCCAAATAGAACAGTTGTTAATCTCGTTTTTGTAACAGATGAGTCTCTGACATCATAATATACTTTGCATCAACATAATAATGATAGAACAATCAATGTGCAACAACTAAGAGcaaagaatttgaatttaaacctGTGTATGTCCTTATTGACAGAAGGACAAAGCAAGAGGGGTCAAAAAATCAACAAAGAAAAGAATTAACCTGCATCGATGAGGTGGAAGGCACCAATTTCAATTAAGGCGCCTCAATCCACCAATGATCATTCCTGTTACGTTGAGTGTGATGCTCCCTCTTACCTGGAGCCTCACCACCACACCAACGTTGTCTACTGCATTATCCTTCGAACTTAACACTAAACTCCTCTAACTGCAGAAAAAACCATCCATCGAGCTCACAAGTTCAATGAACAGATGGTGCTGGATCTACTCTGTCAAAATTGATGGCTAGTGACTGCTTCCCAGGTCTTTTCTCAACGGAAGTGTTGGTCCTCTTAGTATATAGTACAGCAGTAGACTGAAATCTACTGTCAAAAATGATCCGGCTCCCAAGCTCATGTGCACTATGGACTTACATTGCACTCATCCATGAATCTCTCGTCTCGTGTAAGAAACCTCTTCCAGTACTTCCTATAATCTGGTATACCCAACTCAAGCCAAGGTTTCATATTTCCATTGTAATGCAATGACGCAGAACTCTGAACAACTTCTTCTTtaattccatagtcatatccaagtCCAGATAAAGTCAACCTCTCATCAAGTGGATATAGAAGATGCTGAAACGACAACAAACTTACAGGCAAAGCTGAAGCTCGCAGTGAGGCCTCATCATCATTGTTCCCAAACTACAACATTAGAGTGAAAGAATATTAGTTGATCAGTCCCATACAATTTCATAAGTAAACGAGTCATATATTGTTTTCCAGAAGCTGGAGGCCAAAATTAACAGAGAACCACTCAAGAACCCAAGTACCATAAATAGGTCATGATTCCATCATAGTCAACAAATTTGCTAGCTAGTACAAATTAGGGAATAAAGCAACTACAATTTTTTTTAGTGGAATGAGAAAGAAACCAACCTTTCTCAGGAGTTGCAGGTAATTCTCTGTAACATTATGATCTCTCCATTTGTCCAAATCAATCACATTAACCCCAGACATCCATGCACATGACTGTTGATCGTACATTGTCCTACCCAGAAGGTTCCTCAGTTGGCCAAGTTTCAAACCACAAAATCTGACAGCACCATTGACCTTATCTCCCATATCAAGATTCCACAAGAAAGAGATATCACGTTGAacaaccacatcatcatccaacaCAATTACCTTCTTTAAATCTTTGAATATTTCGGCAAGAAAGAAATGTGAGTGACTGAACACTGATAAATACTCCATTCTACTCTTCTCAGTAGGCTGCTCAAGGCTACTGATGAAAACACGAAATTCCTCAGGCAAATATAACTGCTGGGTTCCAAACTCAGGGAAATTCTCGAAAATAATTTGTTCATAATTTATGACATTGACAGCTGATTCCCTATAGGAATTTCTTGCAAACCAGTGCTTCATGGCATAAAAGTTTTGAGCATCAGTTAGTACATGAAAGACTACATTTTCAGTATCCTGCAATAGGAAAAGGGGATGTTAGCAATGCTGAGCCCGGAAGATGCACTAACAGCTTTAAAGGAGAAAGAAAAAACTTACTGCATACCTCAGAGCTACTAACAGTTGAGTTGATGACAACAGAAGCAGCAAGGACATTTTTAGACAATATAACATAGTGCCTATTGTCTGGAATGTTAAACTTATGGGCAGAAGAGTCATTTGGATCCAATGGCATGGATTTAAAGTACTCTACTGTCAACCTCATATTAAGACAATGATGACTTTTAGGCATGGTGTGAACACCAAGGTTGTATAGGTATGCACTCTGCTTCATATGAAAATGAGCTTCATCCTCTGTCATATGAAGAATTTGACGAAGCTTTCTGTCAACATTGTTACAATCCACGATGCATGATTTGGCTCGTGCTATTGATTGGTCCATCCTCTCTATCTTCGTTTTTATACTGAAAGATGATGTCGGATGTTAAAATCAGAAGAGTCTCGTGATGGAAAATTTTACTTCTTTTTTAAGGGCGTGAATTTAAAATTACATCATAAAACATGTACAGTTGAAGGAACATCTTGAAAGTAGAGTACTGAAATATATGATAAAAATAGGATTTTCAGACTAATTTTATCTGTAAGAGAATCTATGTAACATAGACTGTAACACTTGCAATTAACAAGATCAATCAGGACAAGCATTAAAGACGTGAACTGGCAATCACACATGCTAAATACTCACAAGGATGGTAGATCAGCATCAACGATGGATTCACTAAGAACCCTTTCGTGCTCTTGAATATTTTGCTTCAGTTCACGAGTCAATGTCTCCTTTCCTTTAAGTTTCGCAATGCTTGGGTAGTAAGATCGGGCTACAAATAGCTGATCTTTCAGCCTTTTCACAATGGCATCTATCATAACTTCTTTGTGCTCTATGGACCAGAGACAGTAACTCCCAAACTCAAGTTGACAAGCCTTAGCCTTTTCCACCTCATCAGCACTTTGAACTCTGGGAGGCCTCTTGTTGTCAAGGTTAATCTGGAAGGAATATGTGCTTAaaaaaagaatatataaatacACTTCTCATACAAAACAGCCAGATTGCATCCTGAGCTAAGGTAAGAGGAAGCAACTGTACAGAACTACAGATTGACGCTAAAGTGAagttaaacttaaaaaaaaatttgctaaaAATCAAATAGCTGAGAAGCATCCATACATTTTTGTTGTGATGAACTGGAACTGGTACTTGTACTGGTACTGGTACTGGCTTCACTTCTGGTTTGGGTTCAACTTTTGGAGGGGGGACTTCTTGTTGAATTTTTGGAGGGAAAACTGCATATAGAGCCAATTGTCATGTCAGCACACGTGCCAAGATGAAGGTTCAGTATATCATAAGAAAAAGCAAGTAGGAAATTGATGGAATACAAGTTAATACAAACGACCAATTATGGCTAATGACCATTATATCCTAGGTAACTACACTAACATTCATTCAAAATTTACCGATTCACGTtaactttttttttgtgaaatgTATAATACTGCTGCATACATTACTATAAACATGCAACAAGTACGAAGCAGATACTGAGATTTTGAAAACAATGTAGAGTTAAAGCCCAACAAATCATATAAAGTTCACACAACCCAAATCATTGTTTTCCTACATTGTTTTTTATTTTGTATATACTAAGGGTTATATTACACATTTTCTAACGTTGATTGAATTGAAATTATTTGATGATCTCCTTTGTACCAACCTATAGCTTTTGGTTTAGGGCTAACTATGGAAAGGTCACTATCAATACCACGGTGCAACACACTACTGCTCCCGGAAGACTTCTTGGACACATCCTGAAAACCAGGAAGAGAAGAAAGGATTAGGGACTTTAATATAAATCTCGGAGATGTTAAGTAATGTAGCAATCACTGACAAAGATAGCAATAATgttttgatgatatatatgtatatttttcccTATAATAGTTCATGATCTTGAGGAGGAGACTAGGGAAGCAGAGATATCAGATGTATATTTCTGTGGAATGGTTTCTAGCTGTTAGATTTAGTGTCCAAAATTGTTTTTGCGAACATTGAATTGTACAACTTGGCCCCAAGAGCCAACAAACACAATAATTGAAGAATTCACAACAATCTCTTGAAGCAGATCAAATTCCATGTTCTCCAACTCAAATGTACTCGCCTCCAGTAAAAACAAATAAGGTACAGAGCACTTTCTGTCTTTTCCCCGCCATTTATTTGAGAGTTATGCACAATTGAGCAAAAATCAATTGGATGCAAACACATAACCCTGAACCACCTTTTTTTAATGGCTCAACACTGCTGACAACAAATAGGATGACACTATGTTAAGAGGTGGGGGGAAAAATGGAGCAATAATTGCACAAGTGACCCGCACTCAATGCAATTAGTTTTCTAAGCTGTGTTATCAGAATTTGCTGAGCTGTAGAGGTGCTAAGTTATATTTGCTGAGCTGTAGAGGTGCTAAGTTATATGAAGAACAGAATATTGCCCTACTTGTGGTCCCATTGGTTAATTTTGTTGACCTAATGATGTTTACTTTGGATGTTTTGGTCTAGCCAATCTATCTAAAGATGCAGTTCAAAGCTAAAATTTGAAGTCCTTTTCTCTGTAAAATTAGTCAAGCTTAGGATAGTTTGACTAAGGACAATCCTAGAACATCAAGTTTTTTCGGACTCGAGTAGAAAATATCTCTGTTTTATTTCCACTGGTGCTAGTAGGCCTCTCTAATTATGACTAGTGTTGACAGCAAAAGGGAGCAAATAAGAACAATAGCTAAAACCAAATACAAGCTGCAGAACAAATACAAGCAATCCTACAGCGCATGATCATGTCAACAACCACCAAGATACTGACAGATGCATGGTTTAAAAAGCTAATCACTGACAACACTAGCACAAGCACTGTCCCGCCTTACTTCATTTACAGAGCCACCGCTTTCAATGGGATCGAATGAAGGCAAGTTAATCTCCTGCATTAAACACAAACAGAATGAAACACATCAATGAATATTTTCTTTGAAAACATCATAAAAATAAACGAAAATTTGCATGTAGTATTTTAAGAGAGAAAAATGCAGTTACCTGCTGAGGGCGCTCATCCGTCACATACACTGCACAACAAAAGACGATCGAACCAATCAGAAATCGAACCTCCGAAAAATCCCAATAAACAGGAGCGCAACAACAAAATCGCTAATACGACACGCTGCACGATAACACAAGGAACAAAGCTCCGAGGAACAGATCCGTGTGGCACGGCACTGATCCAATCCGCGCCGACGCCTGCATTCCCCCAAATCCCGGGGGTTCCGCGGGCGTGGGGTCGTGAGGGGGACGAAGCAGAGGACTCACCGGCGGGGAAGCGGTTGAAGAGGAAGGCGATCGGCACGAGCAGCGAACAGAACACGAGCGCCAGCACCGCCAGCCGCGGGCCCCTCCGCCGCTTCGCCGGCGGCGCCGTCGCCTTCATGGGCTACGACTCCTCCTCCCGGCACCAGCACTGCCGCCGCACTAATCCCCACCGCTgctgccgcctccgcctcctcctctcccTCTAGCGATCATACATACCGCCAACGCCACCGCCACGGCGCGGGAGTGCGGGGCAGCAGCGCGGGCGGACGAACGCCTCCCGATTCGAGCAATGGCGCGGGCGGGCGGCTCCGGTGGATTCGATCGAGGGCCGCGGCGTCGGGTGCTCGGATTGGTTAGTGTGCGCGAGAAGCAAGGGGAGAGCGTCGAAGGGAGGAGGAGGGAAGATTGCAGACGGAGGGGAAGGGAAGGgacgagtgtgtgtgtgtgtgtatgtgtgcggGCTTGTCAAGGAATAATAAAACGTTTTTCCGGAATGCGTCTCTTTTTTTTCGCttttacaatttttatttttttgttgtttATTTCTCCGTGCTTTGGTTCAGTTTTCACGCATCTGGATTTGCTTTGCTGGTTAATTTAACTACAGCTGCTGACTCGCAAATTATAAGATCAGCGATGGTGGGGTCAACACGGATATGCTGCGGCAGCTCATCTTGATGGAACCTGTGAGGAGGGTTTATTTCATTGAACATCTTTCTCTTTCATTTCCTAATGTATATTTCGTCATCATCGCAATGCACCAGTTTGGCCAGCCATTTTTTCTGTGGGTTAAGAAACATATCTTAATAATGGCATAATGTCATTTGCAAACTTTTCTTCGAGGAACATTTGTAAGC
This genomic stretch from Miscanthus floridulus cultivar M001 unplaced genomic scaffold, ASM1932011v1 fs_616_1_2, whole genome shotgun sequence harbors:
- the LOC136532425 gene encoding probable galacturonosyltransferase 7; the encoded protein is MKATAPPAKRRRGPRLAVLALVFCSLLVPIAFLFNRFPAVYVTDERPQQEINLPSFDPIESGGSVNEDVSKKSSGSSSVLHRGIDSDLSIVSPKPKAIVFPPKIQQEVPPPKVEPKPEVKPVPVPVQVPVPVHHNKNINLDNKRPPRVQSADEVEKAKACQLEFGSYCLWSIEHKEVMIDAIVKRLKDQLFVARSYYPSIAKLKGKETLTRELKQNIQEHERVLSESIVDADLPSFIKTKIERMDQSIARAKSCIVDCNNVDRKLRQILHMTEDEAHFHMKQSAYLYNLGVHTMPKSHHCLNMRLTVEYFKSMPLDPNDSSAHKFNIPDNRHYVILSKNVLAASVVINSTVSSSEDTENVVFHVLTDAQNFYAMKHWFARNSYRESAVNVINYEQIIFENFPEFGTQQLYLPEEFRVFISSLEQPTEKSRMEYLSVFSHSHFFLAEIFKDLKKVIVLDDDVVVQRDISFLWNLDMGDKVNGAVRFCGLKLGQLRNLLGRTMYDQQSCAWMSGVNVIDLDKWRDHNVTENYLQLLRKFGNNDDEASLRASALPVSLLSFQHLLYPLDERLTLSGLGYDYGIKEEVVQSSASLHYNGNMKPWLELGIPDYRKYWKRFLTRDERFMDECNVSP